TGGATGAAAATCTCTTTGACGTGATCGAGGATTTCATCGATGAGAAGCGCGAGGACTACGAAGACTGGCTCGAAAGCCATGGCGACGAGTAAGGGGTGACGAAAATGAGTGAAAACACGACGCAGCAAGGGGTAGCCGGGCACGGTGCCTTTTTTCAGGACACCAATCTGAAAGCCGAGGAAGCCGAAGCGGCGACGGCGTGGGTGCGCAACCATGTTGACCGGCGCTCGGTGGATCTGGGCGAGCGCATGGACGACATCCGCGAGCACATGTGGGAGTTGGAGAGAGAGGGCGAGATCATCGTCCATCGCATCACCGATGATCACAAGCCGATCGAGGTCGAAACCCTCTTCGGCTGGAAGAAGCGGGTGCCCACCAACCAGCTCTGGCATCACAAGAGCTGCGGGCAGTGCGGCAACATCCCCGGCTATCCCACCAGCCTCATGTGGTTCATGAACAAGTTCGGTATCGACTACCTCGACGAGACCGACCAGACCTCCTGCACCGCCTGGAACTATCATGGCTCCGGCATCGGCAACGTCGAATCCCTGGCCGCCGTATTCCTGCGCAACTTCCACCAGGCCTACGTCTCCGGCAAACAGCACGGCTTCGAGAATGGCCACTTCTACCCCCTGGTACACTGTGGCACCTCCTTCGGCAACTACAAGGAGATTCGCAAGTACCTGATCGAATCTGCCGAACTGCGCGAAAAGGTCAAGAAGATCCTCGGCAAGCTCGGGCGTCTGGTAGATGGCAAGATCGTCATTCCCGAAGAAGTGGTGCACTACAGCGAGTGGCTGCACGTGATGCGCAACCGCATCGCCAGCGAATTGCAGACCATCGACATGAGCAACATCCGCGTCACCGTGCACGCTGCCTGCCACTACTACAAGATGGTGGCCGAGGATGCGGTGTATGACAACACGGTTCTCGGTGGCAACCGCACGGCGGTGGGTACTTCGGTGGCCCAGGCCCTGGGGGCGCAGGTCATCGACTACTCCACCTGGTATGACTGCTGCGGCTTTGGTTTCCGCCACATCATCTCCGAGCGCGAGTTCACCCGCAGCTTCACCATGAACCGCAAGATCAAGGTCGCGCGGGAAGAAGCCAAGGCGGATGTGATGATCGGCATCGACACCGGCTGCATCACCACCATGGACAAGAACCAGTGGATCGGCAAGGCGCACGACATGAACTATTCCGTGCCGATCATTGCCGACGTGCAGTTGGCGGCCTTGGCCTGTGGTGCCGATCCGTTCAAGATCGTGCAGCTGCAGTGGCACGCCTCCCCCTGCGAGGATCTGGTGGAGAAGATGGGCATCAGCTGGGATAAGGCCAAGGCCGATTTCCAGGAATACCTGAAGCAGGTCGAGCAAGGGAATGTGGAGTACCTCTACAACCCCGAACTCGCTACCAATCAGCAAATCAATATGAAGACGGGTGCTTGAGGAGAACGATCAGTGAGTGCACAAGATACGGTTCTAGTAGTAGGTGCGGGCCCGGCGGGCCTTTCCGCGGCGGCCACCGTGGCAGCCATGGGCAAGAAAGCAGTCATCGTCGAGAAGGAAGACATTCTTGGCGGTGCCCCGATCATCTCGGGGTATGCCAAGTTGGTTCCCTCGGGCGAGTGGGCCAAAGATGCCATCGGCCGTATGGTGAGTCGGGTAGAAGGGGACGGCAACGTCAGCATTCACAAGTCTACCAAGGTCACCCAGCTGGATGGCGAAGCTGGCAATTTTACTGCCACCCTGAGCAACGGTAAAAAGGTCGAGGCCGGCAGTATCGTCCTCGCTACCGGATTTACCCACTTCGACTCTATCAACAAGCCTGAGTGGGGATTCGGTACTTATGAAGACGTGTTGACCACCTCGCAGATGGAGCAGATGGTTGCTACTGGCAAGATTCAATGTCCGTCTGATGGTCGTGTGCCGGAGCGTGTTGCCATTTTACTCTGCGTCGGTTCCCGTGACCGGCAGATTGGCCGCGAGTGGTGCTCCAAGATCTGCTGCACAGTTTCTGCGAACTTGGCCATGGAGATCAAAGAGATCTCTCCGAGCACCGACGTGTTCATTTACTACATGGATATCCGGACCTTCGGGCTCTACGAAGACAAGTTCTACTGGAAGAGCCAGGAAGAGTACAAGACCAAGTTCGTCAAGGCGCGTATTGCCGAGGTGACCAAGTCTCCTGATGGCCGCCTCTTGGTAAAAGGCGAAGATACCTTGGTCAAGCGTCCGATCGTGATCCCGATGGACATCGTCGTACATGCTATTGGCATGGATCCGAATGCACTGAACCCCGAAATCGCCAAAACCTTTGGTATCGGTTTGGAAAAACACGGTTTCATCGACAAGGCCGAGCAGTACACCAACAGTCAGGGGACTACGCGGAAGGGTATTTACACTTGCGGCGCCTCTACCGGCCCGGAAGACATCGATACCTCGATCGCCCAAGGCCAGTCGGCTGGTTCCCGTGCGGTAGCGGATCTCTTCTCGGCACAGAAAGTCGCCGTTTGATCCTGATGCAAGAGTCCGTTACGCCGGCCAAGTTGCCCATCGACCTGGATATCGGCCTGCTCAAGAAGTCGTTCTACGAGCTTGAGGAGGCCCTCGAAGGGCAGCAAGGTTTGTCTGATCTCATTGCCATGCTGGAAGAGAAGGGGGCAGTATTTCAGTCCATTCTTTCGGATATTGACAAGGGGTTGGATGAGGACGGAATGCGTTCCTTGGTGGAGCGAATGTTCACTGCGCGGCGAAAGCTTTGGCCAACCCTGGAGGCCTACGGAGCGTCGGCCTTGCGCTCCGCGATCGCTGACCTGCTCAGTGGTCACGGAGATTTGCCGCAACGCATGCAACGTTTCCAAGAAGCCATACCTGCGCAGGGCAAAGCGCAGAGGGCCCTGCGAGACTTGGCGGCGGAACTGTTGCACTTCTCCAATCCAGAAGTGTATCCGCTTATGACCCGTTGGGTCTGGGACCAAGGCACGAGCTCTGGAGCGGTACGCGAGTTCGTACGTGGCGGTGACTACATCACCGACTTTCCCCTAGGGGAGAGCCCGGAGATGTTTGAGGGTGTGCGGGAGTGGATGCGGCAAGGGCTGTCCGAGCTTGGAGTGTATCGCGATCTCCCCTACCTCATCGATGTGTTGCTGGCATATCAATACTCACAATATTTGCGGGCCATGGCAGAAGGGTTCCTGCGCTCGGATTTTGGCGGGCAATCGGATTTCATCGAGCAGATTCATAAGTTGCTGGGAGTCGAAACGCAGCGGCGCATGGGCGGCTCACGGATCAAAGGCAAAGACGTTCACTAGTTTTCCAAATTTAGGAGTTCCTGGTTATGGCTATTCATGAGAAGACACTGATCGATCCCGATCGCATTCTCCAACATGATCATTTGGTCGTGGATGGTGTGGATGTGTCGGGATCTTGGAATACCATGATCTCCCCTCGTACCCTGGTGGATTACGAGCCGGATTTCGAAAAGATCATTCAGAGCTACGGCGGTGGCGAGAACGTGCATCGTTGTTGGCAGTGTGGTTCCTGCACCAATTCCTGCACCATGTATGCGCAGAATGTGGACTTCAACCCGCGCTACTGGATTTACCTGATTCGCCTGGGTCTGAAGGCCGAGCTGATGAAGGATAAAGACATCATTTGGCAATGCGTGTCCTGCAACAAATGCACCAACATTTGCCCCAAGGACGTCCGCCCCGAAGGCGTGATGAAGGCCACCGCACACTGGCTGGAAGAGAATGGCTACACGCCAAAGACCCCATCCACTCACTTTGATGAGGAATTTACTCATCAATGTCTGGAGTTCGGCCGCATTGAGGACACGGAAGTCATGATGGGCTTCTTCAAGCGTTCCGGCCAGCCACTCGTGCAGACCTGGATCATCAATTTTGGTAAGAATCTCAGCAAGCACATGCCCCTGGGTCAGTTGGCCAAGATGGGCCTGAACGTTGTGTTTCGCCCCAAGACCAAGTCCTGGGGCCGTACTGGCGAAGTGCTTGCGGAGTATGTGAAGACGCAGAAGGAGGCCGCGCATCATGGCTAAGGTTGCTTATTATCCCGGCTGTGCCCTGGAGGGCTCTGGCGGGCCGTACGACAAGTCCACTCGCGTATTGGTGAAAGAGTTGGGTCTCGAGATGGAAAATCTTGAGGATTACAACTGCTGCGGAGCCATGGAGGTCAAAAACATTCACCCCATGCTGCAGACCTACATGTCGGCGCGGAATCTGGCAATCGCCAGCAAACTCCAGGGTTGTGACACCGTTATGGCCCCCTGTAATGGTTGCTATCGCAATCTCAAGCAGACCGAGTATGAGTGTGCGACCTCGGAAGAGACGATGAAAACGGTTCAGGAGCTCGCCGAAAAGTCTGGCGATCCGGTCTACGACGGCGACGTGCGCAGCTTGCACGCCCTGGAATGGTTCATGGAAGAAATTGGGCCGGAGGGCATCAAGAGTCGGGTCAAGAAGAGCCTGAACGGGCTGAAAATCGCCAACTATTATGGCTGCATGTACACCCGGCCGCGGCAGATTTTCCCAGAGAAGGATCAGGGTCCGGGTTCTGAATCTTCCTATGCCCC
This sequence is a window from Acidithiobacillus sp. AMEEHan. Protein-coding genes within it:
- a CDS encoding heterodisulfide reductase-related iron-sulfur binding cluster, with protein sequence MSENTTQQGVAGHGAFFQDTNLKAEEAEAATAWVRNHVDRRSVDLGERMDDIREHMWELEREGEIIVHRITDDHKPIEVETLFGWKKRVPTNQLWHHKSCGQCGNIPGYPTSLMWFMNKFGIDYLDETDQTSCTAWNYHGSGIGNVESLAAVFLRNFHQAYVSGKQHGFENGHFYPLVHCGTSFGNYKEIRKYLIESAELREKVKKILGKLGRLVDGKIVIPEEVVHYSEWLHVMRNRIASELQTIDMSNIRVTVHAACHYYKMVAEDAVYDNTVLGGNRTAVGTSVAQALGAQVIDYSTWYDCCGFGFRHIISEREFTRSFTMNRKIKVAREEAKADVMIGIDTGCITTMDKNQWIGKAHDMNYSVPIIADVQLAALACGADPFKIVQLQWHASPCEDLVEKMGISWDKAKADFQEYLKQVEQGNVEYLYNPELATNQQINMKTGA
- a CDS encoding FAD-dependent oxidoreductase encodes the protein MSAQDTVLVVGAGPAGLSAAATVAAMGKKAVIVEKEDILGGAPIISGYAKLVPSGEWAKDAIGRMVSRVEGDGNVSIHKSTKVTQLDGEAGNFTATLSNGKKVEAGSIVLATGFTHFDSINKPEWGFGTYEDVLTTSQMEQMVATGKIQCPSDGRVPERVAILLCVGSRDRQIGREWCSKICCTVSANLAMEIKEISPSTDVFIYYMDIRTFGLYEDKFYWKSQEEYKTKFVKARIAEVTKSPDGRLLVKGEDTLVKRPIVIPMDIVVHAIGMDPNALNPEIAKTFGIGLEKHGFIDKAEQYTNSQGTTRKGIYTCGASTGPEDIDTSIAQGQSAGSRAVADLFSAQKVAV
- a CDS encoding 4Fe-4S dicluster domain-containing protein; the encoded protein is MAIHEKTLIDPDRILQHDHLVVDGVDVSGSWNTMISPRTLVDYEPDFEKIIQSYGGGENVHRCWQCGSCTNSCTMYAQNVDFNPRYWIYLIRLGLKAELMKDKDIIWQCVSCNKCTNICPKDVRPEGVMKATAHWLEENGYTPKTPSTHFDEEFTHQCLEFGRIEDTEVMMGFFKRSGQPLVQTWIINFGKNLSKHMPLGQLAKMGLNVVFRPKTKSWGRTGEVLAEYVKTQKEAAHHG
- a CDS encoding CoB--CoM heterodisulfide reductase iron-sulfur subunit B family protein yields the protein MAKVAYYPGCALEGSGGPYDKSTRVLVKELGLEMENLEDYNCCGAMEVKNIHPMLQTYMSARNLAIASKLQGCDTVMAPCNGCYRNLKQTEYECATSEETMKTVQELAEKSGDPVYDGDVRSLHALEWFMEEIGPEGIKSRVKKSLNGLKIANYYGCMYTRPRQIFPEKDQGPGSESSYAPHFMDDLLNAAGAVAVDFPLKTACCGGAHTLSDSDTSTQLVLNILQAAEDAGAEVIATECPTCHSGLEMHQVRAEVEFGIKSNVKVIYFTQLLGLAMGLSPRKVGIPDNVSDSMDLLAAKGIV